A window of the Podospora bellae-mahoneyi strain CBS 112042 chromosome 6, whole genome shotgun sequence genome harbors these coding sequences:
- a CDS encoding hypothetical protein (EggNog:ENOG503NZ6D) has translation MFHPVKSRGVCSPFPSRDGWHSSNRAELTALAWLPRQRLSKEDQLHHKLNSSGIDVLFDPAGPSLVCFFAYRTPPIITISREPQRCKAPVANMGGSNQPYMYEPVLKDDERFPVPVFDPKAVTRASYEKKKPKPKPNGPLVSINRHPDAHVVPTGRTNFRTLGASTKSWIKGMRAVQLCLRVLELIAALGFLTLCILLKGFEELTGWVMRVTFGVVIIHCIYSIYHHSKPASGKTPGSSAAYQVFGGISDLAVLPLYTYGILSCRNQADKWSTLLTNQDLVQKYFVPSLYYGLMGAAGLHLVSLAISLWLGVVFRRISMMPPDMNPLENRFTSRAHKRNKSSIVTATTTTSYSDFEKRVSTLSDRIRDSLPAYDPDTSRPPSVPFMHTRQSSYDSQDSRKGLPSRQYQIPHSNRSSGTAQDFHRMSAPPPVPAHSSGQSSPTKSRASYTELPLGETDLGAPRPRSMFNPPTTFSDDDDDHPQTSAVKSHHPTPVSPSQVQQPRTARFTEAWYTTPSLVSRTAQRNPQYQTLDPDSESSDNDENDFNYRTNLGPSPAHPNPLGSHPPRSPSPPPKRHSTPFSRLRDSILGEVSPNDRRVSGDITEMKTPARKQLNRQSSIQTDSSFYSKPYGDLRARTPPVIVGSLGLGGVVEEEETRNNMRQVSSGNDFDGGPVGMGVRMRHVSGREAEEGRAGVTPPPLEIKKKKGNGEVKGGHVAAMRSRYSVLNE, from the exons ATGTTTCATCCAGTCAAGTCCCGCGGCGTTTGctcccccttcccgtctCGGGATGGCTGGCACAGCTCGAACAGGGCAGAGCTGACAGCGCTTGCATGGTTGCCCCGTCAACGCTTGTCAAAAGAGGATCAACTGCACCACAAGCTGAACAGCTCCGGCATTGACGTCCTTTTTGATCCCGCGGGGCCCTCTCTTGTGTGTTTTTTTGCATACCGCACTCCTCCAAttatcaccatctccagagAACCACAGCGTTGTAAGGCGCCGGTCGCAAACATGGGGGGCTCCAACCAACCGTACATGTACGAGCCAGTCCTGAAGGACGACGAACGCTTCCCTGTTCCCGTGTTTGACCCCAAGGCCGTCACTCGGGCGAGTtatgagaagaagaagccgaagccgaagccgaacGGCCCGCTTGTCTCGATCAACCGCCATCCAGA TGCCCATGTCGTCCCGACAGGCCGGACCAACTTTAGGACCCTGGGTGCCTCGACCAAGAGCTGGATCAAGGGGATGAGAGCTGTGCAGCTGTGTCTGCGTGTGCTCGAGTTGATTGCTGCCCTTGGTTTTCTGACTCTGTGCATTCTCTTGAAGGGGTTTGAAGAACTAACAGGATGGGTTATGCGCGTCACC TTTGGTGTCGTGATCATCCACTGCATCTACTCCATCTACCACCATTCCAAGCCAGCATCCGGCAAGACCCCCGGCTCATCAGCAGCCTACCAAGTCTTTGGCGGTATTTCTGACCTTGCTGTCCTCCCGCTCTACACCTACGGCATCCTTTCATGCCGCAACCAGGCTGACAAGTGGTCCACTCTTCTCACCAACCAAGATCTTGTCCAGAAGTACTTTGTCCCCTCCCTCTACTACGGTCTCATGGGCGCTGCTGGGCTGCATctcgtctccctcgccatctccctctggCTCGGCGTCGTGTTCCGCCGCATCTCCATGATGCCCCCAGACATGAATCCCCTCGAGAACCGCTTCACCTCCCGCGCCCACAAGCGCAACAAGTCCTCCATCGttaccgccaccaccaccaccagctaCTCGGACTTTGAAAAGCGCGTCAGCACCCTCTCGGACCGCATCCGTGACAGCCTCCCAGCCTACGATCCGGACACCTCCCGCCCCCCTTCCGTTCCTTTCATGCACACCCGTCAAAGCTCGTATGACTCCCAGGACTCAAGGAAGGGCCTCCCGTCGAGACAATACCAAATCCCCCACTCCAACCGCTCCTCCGGCACAGCCCAGGACTTTCACCGCATGtccgcccctcctcctgttcccGCCCATTCCAGCGGGCAATCTTCCCCAACCAAATCCCGCGCTTCCTACACCGAGCTCCCACTCGGAGAGACGGATCTCGGCGCCCCCCGGCCAAGGTCAATgttcaaccccccaaccaccttttccgacgacgatgacgaccaCCCTCAGACTTCGGCTGTTaaatcccaccaccccaccccgGTTTCCCCGTCGCAAGTCCAGCAGCCGAGGACAGCGAGGTTCACAGAGGCATGGTACACAACCCCCAGCCTGGTCAGCCGCACCGCGCAGCGAAACCCGCAGTACCAAACCCTCGACCCCGACTCCGAGTCTTCGGACAATGATGAAAATGATTTCAACTACAGGACTAATCTCGGACCCTCACCGGCCCATCCCAACCCGCTTGgttcccaccccccacgctccccgtccccgccaCCAAAGAGGCattccacccccttttcaaggCTGAGGGATTCAATCCTGGGGGAGGTCAGCCCCAATGACCGCCGCGTGTCTGGCGACATAACAGAGATGAAGACGCCTGCTCGGAAACAGCTGAATAGACAGAGTTCCATCCAGACGGATTCGAGTTTTTATTCCAAGCCGTATGGGGAtttgagggcgaggacgccGCCGGTTATcgtggggagtttggggcttggcggggttgtggaggaggaggagacgaggaaTAATATGAGGCAGGTGAGCAGTGGGAATGATTTTGATGGTGGGCcggtgggaatgggggtgaggatgaggcaTGTTAGCGGgcgggaggcggaggaggggagggcgggggttacgcctcctcctttggAGAttaagaaaaagaaggggaatggggaggtgaagggggggcATGTGGCTGCCATGAGGAGTAGGTATTCGGTTTTGAACGAGtag
- the ARH1 gene encoding NADPH-adrenodoxin reductase (BUSCO:EOG09261UOJ; COG:C; EggNog:ENOG503NUPV) gives MATIARARPRAFQQWNRQLALAYTSQVRRASTTVEPFRLAIIGSGPAGFYTAYRFMKNNEHAKVDMYESLPVPYGLVRFGVAPDHAEVKNCREKFEEVAASPNFTFIGNVTVGASSDHPDGATVPLSSILRHYHAVVFSYGSSEDRKLGIPGEELKGVFSAREFVGWYNGLPEYADLNPDLSLGAHGDTLIIGNGNVAMDVARILLKSPEELAKTDIAAHALDALSKSKTHNIRIIGRRGPIQAAFTTKELRALYKLPGVEVRPYELEHPTAYDVLPPPIKRRTELLSKGSSLPPNPSNPYPSVTFEFCLSPLEFDHKPEQPSSTPPNWVTSATFGKTVLQNPNQHHSSTDYETNNHRAYYNQKATARLPPQPKTVTFNTRYVFKSIGYKSTPLPEFSPLGIPFNTSTGVIPNDGIGRVLTKLHRPHQLPSSSHPAHHQPHIELPHHFKGLYCSGWVKRGPQGVIAETMMDAFTTADAITEDLTKREKFLPEGEWGQDGKGWEAVKAEALKGNSNARVVSWEDWKAIDRAEIERGQKAGTGKEREKFVRREDMLAVLGDEGR, from the exons ATGGCCACCATCGCCCGGGCAAGGCCGAGGGCTTTTCAACAATGGAATCGACAACTCGCCTTGGCATACACAAGCCAGGTCCGGAGGGCCTCCACCACTGTTGAGCCGTTCCGGCTAGCAATCATCGGCTCCGGTCCGGCTGGTTTTTACACGGCGTACCGTTTCATGAAGAACAATGAACACGCCAAGGTGGACATGTATGAGTCCTTGCCGGTTCCTTATGGGCTTGTGAGATTTGGCGTTGCTCCAGACCATGCTGAAGTGAAA AACTGTCGAGAGAAATTTGAAGAGGTAGCCGCTTCCCCTAACTTCACTTTCATCGGCAATGTCACCGTCGGTGCTTCTAGTGACCACCCAGACGGCGCCACCGTCCCCCTATCCAGCATTCTCCGCCACTACCACGCCGTAGTCTTTTCCTATGGCTCCTCCGAAGACAGGAAGCTCGGCATTCCAGGGGAAGAACTCAAAGGAGTCTTTTCAGCCCGTGAGTTTGTCGGGTGGTACAACGGCCTCCCGGAATATGCCGACCTCAACCCAGACCTTAGCCTAGGGGCGCATGGTGacaccctcatcatcggcaacggcaacgtaGCCATGGACGTTGCCCGTATTCTCCTCAAATCCCCAGAAGAACTCGCCAAAACAGACATCGCTGCCCACGCCCTTGACGCCCTCTCCAAAAGCAAAACCCACAACATCCGCATCATCGGTCGACGCGGGCCCATCCAAGCAGCCTTCACGACCAAAGAACTCCGTGCCCTCTACAAACTCCCGGGTGTCGAGGTCCGTCCTTATGAACTCGAACACCCCACAGCCTACGAcgtcctccccccaccaatAAAGCGACGAACGGAGCTCCTCAGCAAGGGctcttccctcccaccaaacccGTCAAACCCCTACCCCTCCGTCACCTTTGAATTCTGCCTCTCCCCTCTCGAATTCGACCACAAGCCTGAAcagccctcctccacccccccaaactgGGTCACCTCCGCCACCTTTGGCAAAACCGtcctccaaaacccaaaccagcaccactcctccaccgaCTACGAAACAAACAACCACAGGGCATACTACAACCAAAAAGCCAccgcccgcctcccccctcagcCCAAAACCGTCACCTTCAACACAAGGTACGTTTTCAAATCCATCGGCTACAAGTCCACACCCCTCCCCGAATTCTCTCCCCTGGGCATACcattcaacacctccaccggcGTGATACCAAACGACGGCATCGGCCGCGTCCTCACCAAACTCCACCGCCCGCATCAactcccctcttcttcccaccctGCTCACCATCAGCCACATATCGAGCTGCCGCATCACTTCAAGGGGCTGTACTGTTCCGGCTGGGTGAAACGTGGTCCTCAGGGGGTGATTGCCGAGACGATGATGGATGCTTTCACCACGGCGGATGCCATCACCGAGGATTTGACCAAAAGGGAAAAGTTCCtgccggagggggagtgggggcaggatgggaaggggtgggaggctgTCAAGGCGGAGGCTTTGAAGGGGAATAGCAATGCGAGGGTGGTTAGCTGGGAGGATTGGAAGGCGATTGACAGggccgagattgagaggGGGCAGAAGGCCGGGAcggggaaggagagagagaagtttgtgaggagggaggatatGTTGGCTGTTTTGGGGGACGAGGGGAGGTGA
- the ETF1 gene encoding Electron transfer flavoprotein alpha-subunit (EggNog:ENOG503NVHF; COG:C; BUSCO:EOG092649VG) produces the protein MLSTTTRRAFSALTRPSLQSATLSPLRSTPAALHRLLSALAVLEQRDGKLNTGSLSAITAAQKLGGTIHAFLAGSSIKPVAEQAAKVPGVEKIIAVDNAAYDKGLPENYAPLLVENIKKGGYTHVIAGHTAFGKNLLPRVAALLDVQQISDITAIENDKTFVRPIYAGNAIATVESSDEVRIITIRGTAFPAAEPADGTAAVEEGVDPKVESATEWVGEDLAKSDRPDLATAPKVVSGGRGLKSKEEFDRIMLPLADTLGAAVGASRAAVDSGYADNSLQVGQTGKVVAPQLYLAVGISGAIQHLAGMKDSKVIAAINKDGDAPIFQVADVGLVGDLFEKVPELTEKLRA, from the coding sequence AtgctctccaccaccacccgccgaGCCTTCTCGGCCCTCACCCGTCCAAGCCTCCAATCCgcaaccctctctcccctccgctctacccccgccgccctccaccgcctcctctccgccctcgccgtcctcgaACAACGCGACGGCAAGCTCAACACAggctccctctccgccatcaccgccgcccaaaAACTCGGCGGCACCATCcacgccttcctcgccggtAGCTCCATCAAGCCCGTCGCCGAACAAGCCGCCAAAGTCCCCGGCGTAGAAAAGATCATCGCCGTCGACAACGCCGCCTACGACAAGGGCCTCCCGGAGAACTACGCCCCCTTGCTGGTggaaaacatcaaaaaggggggttACACCCACGTCATCGCCGGGCACACCGCATTCGGCAagaacctcctcccccgcgtAGCCGCCCTGTTGGACGTCCAGCAAATCTCGGACATCACCGCCATTGAAAACGACAAGACTTTTGTCCGGCCGATTTACGCCGGAAACGCGATTGCTACCGTTGAGAGCTCGGACGAGGTGAGGATTATCACCATTCGTGGGACTGCTTTCCCCGCTGCGGAGCCGGCTGATGGGACAGCggcagtggaggagggggttgaccCCAAGGTTGAGAGCGCTACCgagtgggttggggaggatcTCGCCAAGTCAGACAGGCCTGACCTTGCGACCGCGCCCAAGGTTGTcagtggggggagggggttgaagtcgaaggaggagtttgacaGGATTATGCTCCCGTTGGCGGATACGCTGGGGGCGGCGGTCGGTGCTTCCCGTGCGGCGGTGGATAGCGGGTACGCGGACAACAGTCTGCAGGTGGGACAGACGGGCAAGGTGGTGGCGCCGCAGTTGTATTTGGCGGTGGGGATTTCGGGGGCTATTCAGCATTTGGCTGGCATGAAGGATAGCAAGGTGATTGCGGCGATTAACAAGGATGGGGATGCGCCGATTTTTCAGGTGGCGgatgttgggttggtgggggattTGTTCGAGAAGGTGCCTGAGTTGACGGAGAAGCTGAGGGCGTAG
- the ssr2 gene encoding SWI/SNF and RSC complex subunit Ssr2 (EggNog:ENOG503NUCF; COG:B), with the protein MDESMVSYGTPTNGASPGANPILSQPPLPDVNDQNEDVQMGDGPEPTIKQDSTTPAPGASSDNPLDAPDRPPAESTAREDEEMGDASKSSADQADGAAGNEGTGEVKTKESVENAAREHLISQTHAIVLPSYSAWFDMNTIHSIERKALPEFFNNRNRSKTPAVYKDYRDFMINAYRLNPVEYLTITACRRNLAGDVCAIMRVHSFLEQWGLINYQVDTEQRPSHVGPPFTGHFKIICDTPRGLQPWQPAADPVTVEGRPNKDTEVKASATPAPKSELNLEVGRNIYEANAKNTKLTKTERKTNGETPATNGVSGTDELTKTPIIRVNCYNCGTDCTRIYYHSSQADPNSKAKYDLCPSCYLEGRLPGNQTSAHYTRMENPTYSSILDRDAPWSDAETLRLLEGLERFDDDWGEIADYVGTRTREECVLKFLQLDIEDKYLESEKVDAPVGLQMLGSHGGQLPFSQTDNPVMSVVGFLASLADPASTAAAAGKSAELLKQNLRSKLDAVPEDAEANGKGKEKEGESMELDIRQEVTTTTTTTTTTTTKTSALANIPLAAIGARAGGLASHEEREMTRLVSACVNITLEKDELKLKYFDEMESILQSERRELERARQQLFLDRLSLKRRVREVEQGLKEAVATGGEQGIRMVQELGLDGERVTFDAPAPAGSVQPLSADGQLKRYES; encoded by the exons ATGGATGAGAGCATGGTTAGCTACGGGACACCCACCAACGGTGCATCCCCTGGCGCAAACCCAATTCTTTcgcaaccccctctcccggaTGTCAATGACCAGAACGAAG ATGTACAGATGGGTGATGGCCCAGAGCCAACAATCAAACAGGACAGCACCACGCCTGCACCAGGCGCCTCATCCGATAATCCCTTGGACGCGCCTGATCGCCCCCCTGCGGAATCGACAGCCCGcgaagatgaagagatgggCGACGCCTCTAAGAGCAGCGCTGACCAAGCCGATGGCGCTGCCGGGAACGAGGGGACCGGTGAggtcaagaccaaggagTCTGTCGAGAATGCTGCCAGAGAACATCTGATTTCGCAGACCCATGCCATCGTCCTCCCCAGCTACAGCGCCTGGTTCGACATGAACACCATCCACAGCATTGAGAGGAAAGCGCTACCCGagttcttcaacaacagaaaTCGAAGCAAGACACCGGCTGTCTACAAGGATTACCGTGATTTCATGATCAATGCCTACAGGTTAAACCCAGTCGAGTATCTCACCATCACTGCCTGCCGTCGCAACCTGGCCGGTGATGTCTGCGCCATCATGAGAGTCCACTCTTTCCTCGAGCAGTGGGGGTTGATCAACTACCAG GTCGACACAGAACAGCGCCCATCGCACGTTGGACCACCGTTCACTGGCCACTTCAAGATCATCTGCGATACTCCTCGCGGCCTTCAGCCATGGCAACCCGCCGCAGACCCTGTCACCGTTGAGGGGCGGCCTAACAAGGACACAGAAGTCAAGGCGAGCGCTACACCCGCGCCAAAGTCTGAGCTCAACCTGGAAGTCGGCCGCAACATCTACGAGGCCAACGCTAAGaacaccaagctcaccaagaccGAGCGCAAGACCAATGGAGAGACCCCAGCGACCAACGGTGTATCCGGGACCGACGAGCTCACCAAGACGCCCATCATCAGAGTCAACTGCTACAACTGCGGCACCGACTGCACGCGCATCTACTACCACAGCTCCCAGGCCGATCCCAATTCGAAGGCCAAGTACGACCTTTGCCCAAGCTGTTACCTCGAGGGCCGCCTCCCAGGAAATCAAACCAGTGCCCACTACACCCGGATGGAGAACCCAACATACTCTTCCATTCTCGACAGGGACGCACCATGGAGCGATGCTGAGACACTCAGGCTGTTGGAGGGTCTTGAGAGGTTCGACGACGACTGGGGTGAGATCGCTGACTATGTTGGGACACGGACCAGGGAGGAGTGCGTGCTCAAGTTCCTCCAGCTTGATATCGAGGACAAGTACTTGGAGTCGGAGAAGGTGGATGCACCGGTTGGCCTGCAAATGCTGGGCAGTCATGGCGGTCAGCTACCATTTAGCCAGACCGACAACCCGGTCATGTCGGTGGTGGGCttcctggccagccttgcGGACCCGGCCAGCactgcggctgctgctggcaagTCGGCCGAACTGCTGAAGCAGAATCTTCGCAGCAAGCTCGATGCCGTTCCCGAGGATGCCGAGGCCAatggcaagggcaaggagaaggagggcgagtCGATGGAGCTGGATATCAGGCAAGAggttaccaccaccaccaccacgacaacgaccacaaccaccaagaccagCGCGCTGGCCAACATTCCTCTTGCGGCCATTGGTGCCAGAGCCGGCGGTCTTGCGTCGCACGAGGAGCGGGAGATGACCCGTCTCGTCTCCGCTTGCGTGAACATCACGCTGGAAAAGGacgagctcaagctcaagtACTTTGACGAGATGGAGTCGATCCTGCAGTCGGAAAGACGTGAgctggagagggcgaggcaGCAACTGTTCCTCGATAGACTCTCGCTCAAGCGCCGCGTCCGCGAGGTTGAGCAGGGGCTCAAGGAGGCTGTTGCCACGGGGGGTGAGCAGGGCATCCGCATGGTGCAAGAGCTGGGGCTTGATGGGGAACGGGTGACGTTTGACGCGCCGGCACCGGCTGGGTCGGTGCAGCCGCTTAGTGCTGACGGGCAGCTCAAGAGATATGAGTCTTAG
- the CAT2 gene encoding Carnitine O-acetyltransferase mitochondrial (EggNog:ENOG503NUG1; COG:I), giving the protein MYVGSAGGGGLIHTYIHTFIHNCEGQYNRCRCHPGPPNLCILLPRLAEKAESITQRKGRPCFGQSSRGYSSLYYIPLCTIENSQGSPTTQPTILSLTSFIFFPAPKQIFCCLFVASLIPPLPRLFSSTCLGEVGMFAAIARTARTEARSPALRNIIPRQTQTPLRLATMASRRNNSSLPAGYVEDKSKGPMLRFQDSLPKLPVPTLEETAARYLKSLKPLLSPAELEKSTKAVQEFIAPNGPGRKLQEKLLARREDPKHKNWIYEWWNDAAYLSYRDPVVPYVSYFYSHRDDKRRRDPAKRAAAITTAALEFKKQVDTGTLEPEYMKKLPICMDSYKWMFNCSRVAAKPADYPVKFDPAQNKHILVIRKNQFFKVAHEVNGQQLNTSELEQAFRRVYELAGQRVPAVGALTSENRDVWTDARAKLLSADPKNAQSLEAIESASFVVCLDDAAPVTLEERAHAYWHGDGQNRWYDKPLQFIVNDNGTSGFMGEHSMMDGTPTHRLNDFVNDVIFNNKLDFADPTVRSNLPEPQVVKFVVNKEVQSEIDRAVTDFNNVIGQHQLAVQAYQGYGKGLIKKFKCSPDAYVQMIIQLAYFKMYGKNRPTYESAATRRFQQGRTETCRTVSEESANWCKSMADPTIPDSEKVTLFRKAIDGHLEYISAASDGKGVDRHLFGLKRLLGKGEEVPALYQDPAYGYSSSWYLSTSQLSSEFFNGYGWSQVIDEGFGIAYMINENSLNFNIVSKGLGSEKMSYYLSEAAGEMRDLLIPTLEAPKAKI; this is encoded by the exons ATGTATGTTGGGAGCGCGGGGGGGGGCGGCTtaatacatacatacatacatacattcATACATAATTGTGAAGGCCAGTATAACCGATGCCGATGTCACCCCGGACCCCCGAACCTGTGTATCCTTTTACCTAGGCTCGCGGAGAAAGCGGAAAGCATCACGCAAAGAAAGGGCCGACCCTGCTTCGGTCAATCGTCCCGCGGCTACTCTTCTCTCTACTACATACCACTCTGTACTATCGAAAATTCACAAGGGTCACCTACTACCCAACCTACTATCCTCTCCTTGACGTCTTTCATTTTCTTCCCAGCCCCCAAACAAATCTTTTGCTGTCTGTTCGTTGCCTCCTTaattcccccccttccccggctTTTTAGCTCCACTTGCCTAGGAGAAGTTGGGATGTTTGCCGCGATCGCAAGGACCGCAAGGACAGAGGCTCGGTCGCCCGCTCTTAGGAATATCATTCCCAGACAAACCCAGACGCCACTG AGATTGGCAACAATGGCTTCCAGAAGGAACAACTCCTCCCTGCCCGCCGGCTACGTCGAGGACAAGTCCAAGGGCCCAATGCTCCGCTTCCAAgactccctccccaagctccccgTCCCAACCCTCGAAGAGACTGCGGCCCGCTACCTCAAGTCCCTCAagcctctcctctcccccgccgagctcgagaagaGCACAAAGGCGGTCCAGGAGTTCATCGCCCCCAACGGCCCCGGCCGCAAGCTCCAGGAGAAGCTCCTCGCCCGCCGTGAGGACCCCAAGCACAAGAACTGGATCTACGAGTGGTGGAACGACGCCGCTTACCTCTCCTACCGCGACCCCGTCGTCCCTTATGTCAGCTACTTTTACTCTCACCGCGATGACAAGCGCCGCCGCGACCCTGCCAAGCGCGCGGcggccatcaccaccgccgcgcTCGAGTTCAAGAAGCAGGTTGACACGGGCACGCTGGAGCCCGAGTACATGAAGAAGCTGCCGATTTGCATGGATAGCTACAAGTGGATGTTCAACTGCAGCCGTGTGGCTGCCAAGCCGGCGGATTACCCCGTCAAGTTTGACCCGGCGCAGAACAAGCACATTTTGGTGATCCGCAAGAACCAGTTCTTCAAGGTCGCGCACGAGGTCAACGGGCAGCAGCTAAATACCTCTGAGCTGGAGCAGGCGTTCCGTCGGGTTTATGAGCTCGCCGGACAGCGGGTTCCTGCTGTTGGCGCCCTGACGTCGGAGAACAGAGATGTCTGGACCGACGCGCGCGCGAAGCTCTTGTCTGCCGACCCCAAGAACGCTCAGTCCCTCGAGGCGATCGAGTCGGCTTCGTTTGTCGTCTGCCTTGACGATGCGGCTCCTGTGACGCTTGAGGAACGCGCGCATGCTTACTGGCATGGTGACGGGCAGAACAGGTGGTATGACAAGCCGCTTCAGTTCATTGTCAACGACAATGGCACGTCGGGTTTCATGGGGGAGCACTCCATGATGGACGGCACGCCCACCCACAGGCTGAATGACTTTGTCAACGACGTCAttttcaacaacaagctcgaCTTTGCCGACCCGACTGTCCGGAGCAATTTGCCCGAGCCTCAGGTTGTCAAGTTTGTCGTCAACAAGGAGGTGCAGTCCGAAATCGACAGGGCCGTCACCGACTTCAACAACGTCATTGGCCAGCACCAGCTCGCGGTGCAGGCGTACCAGGGATACGGCAAGGGGCTGATCAAGAAGTTCAAGTGCAGCCCCGACGCGTACGTGCAGATGATCATCCAGCTGGCGTATTTCAAGATGTACGGCAAGAACAGGCCTACGTATGAGTCTGCCGCTACCAGACGCTTCCAACAAGGTCGTACCGAGACTTGCAGGACTGTTTCCGAGGAGTCAGCGAACTGGTGCAAGAGCATGGCTGATCCTACCATTCCCGACTCTGAAAAGGTGACCTTGTTCAGAAAGGCGATTGATGGGCACTTGGAGTACATCTCTGCCGCGAGCGACGGCAAGGGCGTGGACAGGCATTTGTTTGGGctgaagaggttgttggggaagggggaggaggtgccggCTCTGTATCAGGATCCGGCATATGGGTATTCTAGCTCGTGGTATCTCAGCACCAGTCAGCTGTCGAGCGAGTTTTTTAACGGGTATGGGTGGAGTCAGGTTATTGATGAGGGGTTTGGGATTGCGTATATGATTAATGAGAAtag CTTGAACTTCAACATTGTCAGCAAGGGCCTTGGGAGCGAAAAGATGAGCTACTACCTCAGCGAGGCGGCCGGCGAGATGAGGGACTTGTTGATTCCTACTCTTGAGGcgcccaaggccaagatctGA